From Halobacillus sp. Marseille-Q1614, the proteins below share one genomic window:
- a CDS encoding FbpB family small basic protein: MRPNRPTFEELVSQNKEELLKDQQALDKIDDLIDKKRLNPKEKNRMIN, encoded by the coding sequence ATGAGACCAAACCGGCCTACATTTGAAGAGCTTGTCAGCCAGAACAAGGAAGAGTTGTTAAAAGACCAGCAAGCTTTAGATAAAATAGATGACCTGATCGATAAAAAAAGGCTGAACCCAAAAGAAAAAAATAGAATGATAAACTGA
- a CDS encoding DNA alkylation repair protein: MYGFTARVFSSSIENAVGWALREYSKTIPSTVDTYIENNELRPL; this comes from the coding sequence ATCTATGGGTTCACCGCACGAGTATTCTCAAGCAGCATTGAGAATGCGGTTGGCTGGGCATTAAGAGAGTACAGCAAGACAATTCCTAGTACTGTGGATACTTACATAGAAAACAACGAACTTCGGCCTCTGTAA
- a CDS encoding YkyB family protein, with protein MKNMDVSNRELAESLFIVNRHAKTAPEPQHLYEIKKKAISKLLKENKAKKIGLHYSDHPKYSKQHSTLLIEVGGYYFHIPAEKKDFEQLEHLGRVDQSYRNPKPKLSLSRAKKILYSYLGWNPQRNTVAAGARQSPPSFLGQQHITPWNQRQKRR; from the coding sequence ATGAAAAATATGGATGTTTCCAATCGAGAGCTTGCCGAGTCCCTTTTTATCGTCAACCGTCATGCAAAGACAGCCCCGGAGCCTCAGCATCTGTATGAAATAAAGAAGAAAGCCATATCAAAGCTTCTCAAAGAAAATAAAGCCAAAAAGATTGGTCTGCATTATTCAGACCATCCGAAATATAGTAAACAGCACTCCACACTTCTTATCGAGGTGGGAGGATACTACTTTCACATCCCCGCAGAAAAGAAAGATTTTGAGCAGCTGGAGCATTTAGGCCGTGTCGACCAGTCTTACCGAAACCCTAAACCGAAACTCTCCCTATCGCGAGCCAAAAAAATCTTATACAGCTATCTAGGCTGGAACCCGCAGCGAAACACAGTGGCTGCAGGAGCCCGTCAAAGCCCGCCATCCTTTTTAGGCCAGCAGCACATCACTCCATGGAACCAAAGGCAGAAAAGAAGGTAG
- a CDS encoding DNA alkylation repair protein translates to MTALAVLDRDEKKVLLSGIGVYKKLLYLHPWWDIVDMIASKVVQRIL, encoded by the coding sequence ATGACCGCACTGGCTGTCTTAGACCGGGATGAGAAAAAGGTTCTTCTTTCCGGAATCGGAGTCTATAAGAAGCTGCTGTATCTTCACCCCTGGTGGGATATCGTAGATATGATCGCATCAAAGGTTGTTCAGAGAATATTATAA